The following proteins are co-located in the Pseudarthrobacter siccitolerans genome:
- a CDS encoding 4-hydroxybenzoate 3-monooxygenase: MPTRKTITTQVAIMGAGPAGLMLSHLLAKSGIESTVIEVRSHKDISETVRAGILEHGTVNMLVDSGVSDRVLRDGDRHDGIELRFNGESHRVDFKELVGESVWLYPQTDVFLDLAARRKDDGGDVRYSVTDTSVHNLEGRPKVWFTDADGADFEIQADFVVGADGSRSHCRFQIPEAHRKWYFHEYPFAWFGILAEAPRSSDELIYANSDNGFALISQRTETVQRMYFQCDPKENVAEWDDDRIWAEFRSRVNGNGFELKEGPVIEKMVLPFRSFVHTPMRYGSLFLAGDAAHTVPPTGAKGLNLAIHDVKVLFEGLDSHYNSGSDRLLETYSDRALERVWKAQQFSYWMTTMLHTPAGADDFSRARQLGEMHSVVSSRHGMAYLAEAYTGWPGAS; encoded by the coding sequence ATGCCAACACGCAAGACCATCACCACTCAGGTGGCCATCATGGGAGCCGGGCCCGCCGGACTGATGCTGTCCCACCTGCTGGCAAAATCGGGCATCGAATCCACTGTCATCGAAGTCCGAAGCCACAAGGACATCTCCGAAACCGTCCGCGCCGGCATCCTGGAGCATGGAACCGTGAACATGCTGGTGGACAGCGGCGTTTCGGACCGGGTGCTGCGCGACGGGGACCGGCATGACGGCATTGAACTGCGCTTCAACGGGGAGAGCCACCGCGTGGACTTCAAGGAGCTGGTGGGGGAGTCCGTGTGGCTTTACCCGCAGACGGACGTGTTCCTGGACCTCGCCGCACGCAGGAAGGACGACGGCGGTGATGTCCGCTACAGCGTCACCGACACCTCGGTGCACAATCTTGAAGGCCGGCCCAAGGTCTGGTTCACCGACGCCGACGGTGCTGACTTCGAAATCCAGGCGGACTTCGTGGTGGGGGCAGACGGCTCCCGCAGCCACTGCCGGTTCCAGATCCCCGAGGCGCACCGCAAGTGGTATTTCCACGAGTACCCCTTTGCCTGGTTCGGGATCCTGGCCGAGGCCCCCCGCAGTTCCGATGAACTGATCTACGCCAATTCGGACAATGGGTTCGCCCTGATCAGCCAGCGCACCGAGACCGTCCAGCGGATGTACTTCCAGTGCGATCCCAAGGAGAACGTGGCGGAGTGGGACGATGACCGGATCTGGGCCGAGTTCCGCAGCAGGGTCAACGGCAACGGCTTTGAGCTCAAGGAAGGGCCCGTCATCGAAAAGATGGTGCTGCCGTTCCGCAGCTTCGTCCACACCCCCATGCGGTACGGCAGCCTCTTCCTGGCCGGCGACGCAGCGCACACCGTGCCGCCCACCGGTGCCAAGGGCCTGAACCTGGCCATCCATGACGTCAAGGTCCTCTTCGAAGGGCTGGACAGCCACTACAACTCCGGCTCGGACCGGCTGCTGGAAACCTACAGTGACCGCGCGCTGGAGCGGGTATGGAAGGCGCAGCAGTTCTCCTACTGGATGACCACTATGCTGCACACTCCGGCCGGCGCGGACGATTTCTCCCGCGCCCGCCAGCTCGGCGAGATGCACTCGGTGGTCTCCTCCCGGCACGGCATGGCCTATCTCGCCGAGGCCTACACCGGCTGGCCGGGCGCAAGCTAA
- a CDS encoding IclR family transcriptional regulator yields MANSASGDSVVDRIVRLIAAFPQDVGALQLSELAARSGLPLTTTHRLVRQLAGHGLLDTGPGGTVRPGLRLWELVNRTSPALALRQAAMPFMEDIQHVLNQNVNLAVLDGWEALFVERLSRRGSVANRAQVAGRMPIHISSAGLALMAHQDKALQGEYLDQFADPDRKITRDEVRTLLAETAHQGFAQLKGVVDPDTWGIAVPVLNRKQRAVASLGVVVPLREMRLQALVPALQTAARGIARRLSDS; encoded by the coding sequence ATGGCCAACTCCGCTTCGGGCGATTCGGTGGTGGACAGGATTGTCCGGCTGATCGCTGCATTTCCCCAGGACGTCGGCGCCCTGCAGCTTTCCGAGCTTGCAGCCCGCTCCGGATTGCCGCTGACCACCACCCACCGGCTGGTCCGCCAGCTCGCCGGGCATGGACTGCTGGACACCGGTCCCGGGGGTACCGTGCGGCCGGGGCTCCGCCTGTGGGAGCTCGTCAACCGCACGTCCCCTGCACTGGCGCTGCGGCAGGCCGCGATGCCGTTTATGGAGGACATCCAGCACGTCCTGAACCAGAACGTTAATTTGGCGGTGCTTGATGGCTGGGAGGCGCTCTTTGTAGAGCGGCTGTCCCGGCGGGGCTCGGTGGCCAACCGCGCCCAGGTGGCCGGGCGGATGCCCATCCACATCTCGTCGGCCGGGCTGGCCTTGATGGCGCACCAGGACAAGGCGCTCCAGGGTGAGTACCTGGACCAGTTTGCCGACCCCGACCGGAAAATTACCAGGGACGAGGTCCGCACCCTGCTGGCCGAAACGGCCCACCAGGGCTTCGCCCAGCTGAAGGGCGTGGTGGATCCGGACACCTGGGGGATCGCCGTCCCGGTCCTCAACAGGAAGCAACGCGCCGTGGCGTCGCTCGGCGTGGTAGTTCCGTTGCGCGAGATGCGCCTGCAGGCACTCGTCCCCGCGCTGCAGACTGCCGCCCGGGGCATCGCCCGCCGTCTCTCCGATTCCTGA
- a CDS encoding FUSC family protein, translating into MKLLAEMFSIGPGNKDHHPALRCAVGVFVPLLTLVLLGRLDLAIFASFGAFTGIYGRGEPHGTRFALQLRAGLLMLAVILLATVAARTAAALSLDSAGTAWLLVPATTLVAGACSLFISWWRIRPAGSLFHIFAFAAIASIPNQPPLWQAMLVAVLTSAFCLLIGFSARILPSHRSPWVRPRRVRRTPNEKRAAWLEALGYLVAAGLAGSLATWAGELLGFGHNYWAMVAAVVPLVGHTTRHRVRRGIQRIIGTLLGLAILAGIVLLGLEPWQTVLVMALCQFGAEMFIIRQYLLAQLFVTPLALISTLLVVPSPPGILLRDRIIETVIGAAVGIAVVLAPGAWRRLRERTTAGSGKVSHSSQARQG; encoded by the coding sequence TTGAAGCTGCTCGCCGAGATGTTCAGTATTGGTCCCGGCAACAAGGACCACCACCCCGCGCTGCGGTGCGCCGTGGGCGTCTTCGTTCCGCTCCTCACGCTGGTGCTGCTGGGCCGGCTGGACCTCGCCATCTTCGCGTCCTTCGGGGCCTTCACCGGCATTTACGGCCGCGGCGAACCGCACGGCACCCGCTTCGCCCTCCAGTTGCGGGCGGGACTGCTGATGCTGGCCGTCATCCTGTTGGCCACGGTGGCGGCCAGGACCGCTGCGGCCCTTAGCCTCGACAGCGCGGGTACAGCCTGGCTCCTGGTTCCCGCGACCACCCTTGTGGCGGGTGCCTGCTCATTGTTCATTTCCTGGTGGCGGATCCGTCCGGCGGGCTCGCTGTTCCACATCTTCGCATTCGCGGCCATCGCATCGATTCCCAACCAGCCGCCGCTGTGGCAGGCCATGCTGGTTGCCGTCCTCACCAGCGCGTTCTGCCTGCTGATCGGCTTCTCCGCCAGGATCCTCCCCAGCCACCGCAGCCCCTGGGTCCGGCCACGGCGCGTCCGCCGCACGCCCAATGAGAAACGCGCCGCCTGGCTGGAGGCCCTGGGCTACCTGGTCGCCGCCGGACTGGCCGGGTCCCTGGCCACCTGGGCCGGAGAGCTGCTGGGCTTCGGGCACAATTACTGGGCCATGGTTGCCGCGGTTGTCCCGCTCGTGGGGCACACCACCAGGCACCGGGTCCGCCGCGGCATCCAGAGGATCATCGGAACCCTTCTTGGGCTGGCGATCCTGGCCGGCATTGTGCTGCTGGGCCTCGAGCCCTGGCAGACCGTACTGGTCATGGCCCTGTGCCAGTTCGGTGCCGAAATGTTCATCATCCGCCAGTACCTGCTCGCCCAGCTCTTCGTGACGCCCCTTGCCCTGATTTCCACTCTTCTGGTGGTGCCGTCCCCGCCTGGAATCCTGCTCCGGGACCGGATTATCGAAACGGTCATCGGGGCCGCCGTCGGCATTGCGGTGGTGCTGGCACCAGGGGCGTGGCGCCGGCTGCGGGAACGCACGACGGCGGGGTCCGGCAAAGTTTCCCACTCTTCACAGGCGCGGCAAGGGTAA
- a CDS encoding amino acid-binding protein — protein sequence MNPPVRNTPAAELSCEVCGMMPEPPKARLTLANVAVMLPIELLVHALVVETHLPYVAKVLVLTLTATVLVIWVAEPSAARILRGWLHAPALRHRRKLGAAPALWRARTVLRDEPGSLQRLTGSLARTGTNILSIHVHPVAGGVLDEFVLSAPGNLGERQLLDALQDGGGTRPHVWPTTALAMADGQTKALSLAARIADAPDELPLAVAELLQARILTPAEAVLEKHDAGTRLKIPTAWHGPITFVRPGEPFTPAESARAHRLAELAEILAHQRAG from the coding sequence ATGAACCCTCCCGTACGGAACACGCCCGCGGCCGAATTGAGCTGCGAAGTTTGCGGCATGATGCCCGAACCTCCCAAAGCGCGGCTGACCCTGGCCAATGTGGCCGTGATGCTGCCCATCGAACTCCTGGTACACGCCCTGGTGGTGGAGACCCACCTGCCTTACGTGGCCAAGGTGCTGGTTCTCACCCTCACAGCGACGGTCCTGGTGATCTGGGTGGCCGAACCTTCAGCAGCCCGGATCCTGCGGGGCTGGCTCCACGCGCCCGCGCTGCGCCACCGGCGGAAGCTGGGCGCGGCCCCTGCGCTCTGGCGGGCCCGCACCGTCCTGCGCGACGAGCCGGGTTCCCTGCAGCGGCTCACCGGTTCACTTGCCAGGACAGGAACCAACATCCTGAGCATCCATGTGCACCCGGTGGCGGGCGGAGTCCTGGACGAATTCGTCCTCTCGGCTCCAGGGAACCTCGGCGAACGCCAACTCCTGGACGCCCTGCAGGACGGCGGCGGCACCCGCCCGCACGTCTGGCCCACTACCGCCCTGGCCATGGCCGACGGCCAGACCAAAGCCCTAAGCCTTGCTGCCCGGATCGCGGACGCGCCGGATGAGCTTCCACTGGCTGTGGCGGAGCTGCTGCAGGCAAGGATCCTCACCCCCGCCGAAGCCGTGCTGGAGAAGCACGACGCCGGGACCCGGCTGAAGATTCCCACCGCGTGGCACGGGCCCATCACCTTCGTCCGGCCCGGCGAGCCGTTCACGCCGGCGGAATCGGCGCGGGCCCACCGGCTCGCAGAACTCGCCGAGATCCTGGCGCATCAGCGGGCAGGCTAG
- a CDS encoding diacylglycerol/lipid kinase family protein — protein sequence MTANSSTAPQRAAIIINPAKPVDIDVRGLVAKHCVENGWGEPLWFETTKEDPGVGQAKDALAQGADIVIAAGGDGTVRCVAEVLSGGETPMGLLPLGTGNLLARNLGMDVTDYDGAMAGALTGTERKIDVVRARRSDPDQEQLFLVMAGVGYDATIMADTDEKLKHKVGWLAYVDAGIRNLPGKPVKATIVIDGKVAVHRGVRSVMVGNCGKVQGGLEIFPEAKMDDGLLDVAVLAPHHGKLGWLSVIVGMIGKGRGKDTAVEYFQGKTVEITLEHKDDYQLDGDHEGQGKHVLMTMDPGALTLRM from the coding sequence ATGACTGCCAACAGCTCCACTGCCCCCCAACGCGCAGCCATCATCATCAATCCTGCCAAGCCGGTGGACATCGACGTGCGCGGACTCGTTGCCAAGCACTGCGTCGAAAACGGCTGGGGCGAGCCGCTCTGGTTCGAAACCACCAAAGAGGATCCGGGCGTCGGCCAGGCAAAGGACGCCCTTGCCCAGGGGGCTGACATCGTCATCGCGGCGGGCGGTGACGGAACCGTCCGGTGCGTGGCCGAGGTTCTCTCCGGCGGCGAAACCCCCATGGGCCTGCTTCCGCTCGGCACCGGAAACCTCCTGGCCCGCAACCTCGGCATGGACGTCACGGACTACGACGGCGCCATGGCCGGTGCGCTCACCGGCACCGAGCGGAAAATCGACGTCGTCCGCGCGCGCCGCAGTGACCCGGACCAGGAGCAGCTCTTCCTGGTGATGGCCGGAGTGGGGTACGACGCCACCATCATGGCCGATACGGACGAGAAGCTTAAGCACAAGGTAGGTTGGCTGGCCTACGTGGACGCCGGGATCCGGAACCTGCCGGGCAAGCCAGTGAAGGCCACCATCGTGATCGACGGCAAGGTCGCTGTTCACCGCGGTGTACGAAGCGTCATGGTGGGCAACTGCGGCAAGGTACAGGGCGGGCTGGAGATTTTCCCTGAGGCCAAAATGGATGACGGTTTACTGGACGTGGCCGTGCTGGCACCCCACCACGGAAAGCTGGGCTGGCTCTCCGTGATCGTCGGGATGATCGGCAAGGGCCGCGGCAAGGACACGGCAGTGGAGTACTTCCAGGGCAAGACCGTGGAGATCACCCTGGAGCACAAGGATGATTACCAGCTCGACGGCGACCACGAGGGCCAGGGCAAGCATGTCCTGATGACCATGGACCCGGGCGCCCTGACCCTGCGGATGTAA
- a CDS encoding NAD(P)(+) transhydrogenase (Re/Si-specific) subunit beta: MSLLDPVWTSLLYLAAAVCFILALRGLNSPRTARRGNLIGALGALIAVVAVFLSSRLENVPWILAAIALGSVVAAPVARRVKMTQMPQLVALFNGVGGGAAALVALLELSHAEESGVRLAIVFTLLVGAVSFAGSGVTFAKLQELMTTRPVVFPGLPAVMSAVLLAAVAAGIAVILTGSSALAVLLLVLGLVAGILLVLPVGGADVPIVISLLNAFTGLAVAASGLVLGNVLLVVAGTLVGASGTILTRAMAAAMGRSVAGILFGAFRGGSTAGSTAVSERPVRSSTAEDVAVLLGYAQRVIIVPGYGLAVAQGQHTAAELALALEARGIDVDFAIHPVAGRMPGHMNVLLAEANVPYESLKEMGEINPEFKTADVALVVGANDVVNPAAKTSSGSPIYGMPILEVADARQVVFLKRSMRPGFAGIENELLYEPQTSLLFGDAKDSLAQVLGAVKTL, encoded by the coding sequence ATGAGCCTCCTCGACCCCGTCTGGACCTCGCTGCTCTACCTGGCCGCTGCCGTCTGCTTCATCCTGGCGCTGCGCGGCCTCAACTCGCCGCGCACTGCCCGGCGCGGGAACCTCATCGGCGCGCTGGGAGCCCTGATCGCCGTCGTCGCCGTGTTCCTGTCCTCCCGGCTGGAGAACGTCCCCTGGATCCTGGCAGCGATAGCCCTTGGATCGGTGGTGGCAGCTCCAGTGGCACGCCGGGTCAAAATGACCCAGATGCCGCAGCTGGTGGCGTTGTTCAACGGGGTGGGCGGCGGCGCTGCGGCACTTGTGGCGCTCCTGGAACTGAGCCACGCGGAAGAGTCGGGGGTACGCCTGGCCATCGTCTTCACGCTCCTGGTGGGTGCCGTTTCCTTTGCCGGCTCCGGCGTCACTTTTGCCAAGCTGCAGGAATTGATGACCACACGGCCGGTGGTGTTCCCGGGCCTGCCGGCCGTTATGTCGGCAGTGCTGCTCGCGGCGGTGGCGGCCGGCATCGCCGTTATCCTCACGGGTTCGTCCGCGCTGGCGGTGCTGCTGCTGGTGCTGGGCCTCGTTGCGGGGATCCTCCTGGTGCTTCCCGTGGGCGGCGCCGACGTCCCGATCGTGATCTCGCTGTTGAACGCCTTCACCGGCCTGGCGGTGGCCGCCTCGGGCCTGGTGCTCGGCAATGTGCTGCTGGTGGTGGCGGGCACCCTGGTGGGCGCGTCAGGCACCATCCTCACCCGTGCCATGGCCGCCGCCATGGGCCGCAGCGTTGCGGGCATCCTGTTCGGCGCCTTCCGGGGAGGCTCGACGGCGGGATCCACCGCCGTGAGCGAGCGTCCCGTCAGATCCTCCACCGCCGAGGACGTGGCCGTGCTCCTGGGCTATGCGCAGCGCGTGATCATTGTTCCCGGCTACGGCCTGGCTGTGGCACAGGGCCAGCACACGGCGGCGGAACTGGCGCTGGCCCTCGAGGCCCGCGGGATCGACGTCGATTTCGCCATCCATCCAGTGGCCGGCCGTATGCCCGGGCACATGAATGTGCTCCTGGCCGAGGCCAACGTGCCGTACGAATCGCTCAAGGAGATGGGCGAGATCAATCCGGAGTTCAAGACGGCGGACGTGGCGCTGGTGGTGGGTGCCAACGATGTGGTGAACCCGGCGGCCAAGACGTCCTCCGGGTCGCCCATCTACGGCATGCCCATCCTGGAGGTGGCGGACGCACGGCAGGTGGTGTTCCTGAAACGGTCCATGCGGCCGGGCTTCGCCGGAATCGAGAACGAACTGCTCTACGAACCCCAGACGTCCCTGCTGTTCGGCGACGCCAAGGACTCCCTGGCCCAGGTGCTTGGAGCGGTCAAGACGCTCTAG
- a CDS encoding NAD(P) transhydrogenase subunit alpha: MDGISLLTITVLAVFVGFEVVSKVSSTLHTPLMSGANAIHGIILVGAIIVAGQAADPWVLAVALVAVVLATANLVGGFVVTDRMLHMFHARKEIAKKGPAK; encoded by the coding sequence ATGGACGGAATAAGCCTGCTGACCATCACGGTCCTGGCCGTGTTTGTTGGCTTCGAAGTGGTTTCCAAGGTCTCCAGTACCCTGCACACGCCGCTGATGTCCGGCGCGAACGCCATCCACGGGATCATCCTGGTGGGTGCCATCATCGTGGCCGGCCAAGCAGCGGACCCGTGGGTGCTGGCGGTGGCCCTCGTCGCCGTCGTCCTCGCCACCGCCAACCTCGTGGGCGGCTTTGTGGTAACCGACCGGATGCTGCATATGTTCCACGCCCGGAAAGAGATTGCGAAGAAGGGGCCCGCCAAATGA
- a CDS encoding Re/Si-specific NAD(P)(+) transhydrogenase subunit alpha, whose amino-acid sequence MKLGIPRERREGERRVAATPDTVKQLVALGVDLLIEADAGAAAGHPDAAYVQAGAKIVPELDLAQLDVLAHVRPLDPQTVKSLKRGAVTAGLASPSSELPTVEALADAGITAFALELVPRISRAQSMDALSSQALVAGYRCVLEAAIRLPRFFPLYMTAAGTVPPARVLVLGAGVAGLQAIGTAKRLGARVFANDIRPASADEVASMGGTFIRLDVETAEAAGGYARQLSSDAGTRQRQLLAPHVAQADVLITTAAVPGRRAPLLVTTEMVQGMRPGSVVVDLAAESGGNVEGVVPGQDIPVPTADGSGYVTLVGLKDAPSAMASDASRLYAKNVANLLALVIKDGTVAPDFGDDVLAGACLTHDGAVRHQPTAELLTARAGSRREGAL is encoded by the coding sequence GTGAAACTGGGCATACCGCGGGAACGCCGGGAGGGTGAACGGCGGGTGGCCGCCACCCCCGATACGGTCAAGCAACTGGTGGCGCTCGGCGTGGACCTGCTCATCGAGGCGGATGCGGGAGCAGCCGCCGGGCATCCGGACGCGGCCTACGTCCAGGCCGGAGCGAAGATTGTCCCGGAGCTGGACCTGGCACAGCTGGACGTTTTGGCCCATGTCCGGCCCCTTGACCCGCAGACGGTGAAGTCCCTGAAGCGGGGAGCGGTCACAGCGGGGCTCGCGTCGCCGTCGTCCGAACTCCCCACTGTTGAGGCACTCGCCGATGCCGGCATCACCGCGTTCGCCCTTGAGCTGGTGCCCCGCATCTCCCGCGCCCAGTCCATGGACGCGCTCAGTTCGCAGGCTCTCGTCGCGGGCTACCGCTGCGTGCTCGAGGCGGCCATCCGGCTGCCCCGGTTCTTCCCCCTGTACATGACTGCGGCCGGGACTGTTCCGCCCGCACGGGTCCTGGTGCTCGGCGCCGGCGTGGCCGGGCTGCAGGCCATCGGCACCGCGAAACGCCTGGGGGCCCGGGTCTTCGCGAACGACATCCGCCCCGCTTCCGCCGACGAAGTGGCCTCCATGGGCGGCACCTTCATCCGCCTGGACGTTGAAACCGCGGAGGCGGCCGGGGGCTACGCCCGCCAGCTCAGTTCCGACGCCGGCACCCGGCAACGGCAGCTGCTCGCCCCCCACGTGGCACAGGCGGACGTGCTCATCACGACGGCGGCCGTCCCCGGCAGGCGCGCACCGCTCCTGGTCACCACCGAGATGGTGCAGGGCATGCGGCCGGGCTCGGTCGTCGTCGACCTCGCCGCGGAGTCCGGCGGCAACGTGGAGGGCGTGGTGCCCGGCCAGGACATCCCGGTGCCCACAGCCGACGGCTCCGGCTACGTCACCTTGGTGGGCCTGAAGGACGCACCCTCCGCGATGGCCTCGGACGCGTCCCGCCTCTACGCCAAAAACGTGGCCAACCTGCTGGCCCTGGTCATCAAGGACGGCACCGTGGCGCCGGACTTCGGCGACGATGTGCTCGCCGGAGCCTGCCTCACGCACGACGGCGCGGTGCGGCACCAGCCCACCGCCGAACTGCTCACCGCGAGAGCCGGCAGCCGGCGGGAAGGGGCGCTCTGA
- a CDS encoding IclR family transcriptional regulator domain-containing protein: MTDAVRTDTPPAPQASDQYVQSLARGLAVIRAFDTDHPVMTLTEVAARTGLTRATARRFLHTLVELGYVRTDGKTFALTAKVLQLGYAYLSGLSLPQLAQPHLEELSLKLGESTSAAVLDGTDIAYIARVTTRRIMNVGITVGTRFPAYATSMGRVLLAGLPPADLKAYLAAAEIKPLTPRAIGTVKELLPVLDTVRAQGWCLLDQELELGLMSVAAPVYDGPKVVAAVNVSLQAQTVAAQPDPDAYLASVAREIVATAKLISADLGARG; the protein is encoded by the coding sequence ATGACCGACGCCGTCCGCACGGACACCCCGCCTGCCCCGCAGGCCAGCGACCAGTACGTCCAATCGCTGGCCCGCGGGCTCGCCGTGATCCGCGCGTTTGATACGGACCATCCGGTCATGACCCTCACCGAAGTGGCGGCCCGGACCGGATTGACCCGGGCCACAGCGCGGAGGTTCCTGCACACGCTGGTGGAGCTGGGCTATGTGCGGACCGACGGCAAGACATTTGCCCTCACCGCCAAAGTGCTCCAGCTCGGTTACGCGTACCTCTCCGGGTTGTCGCTGCCGCAGCTGGCGCAGCCGCACCTGGAGGAGCTGTCCCTCAAACTCGGCGAATCCACGTCCGCGGCCGTGCTGGACGGGACTGACATCGCCTACATCGCACGCGTCACCACCCGCCGGATCATGAACGTGGGCATCACCGTGGGCACGCGCTTCCCGGCGTACGCTACGTCCATGGGCCGGGTGCTCCTCGCCGGCCTGCCGCCCGCTGACCTGAAGGCATACCTGGCAGCCGCGGAGATCAAGCCGCTCACGCCGCGGGCCATAGGAACCGTCAAAGAACTGCTCCCGGTGCTGGATACCGTCCGGGCCCAGGGCTGGTGCCTGCTGGACCAGGAGCTGGAGCTGGGCCTGATGTCCGTAGCGGCGCCGGTCTATGACGGCCCAAAGGTAGTCGCGGCGGTCAACGTCTCGCTTCAGGCCCAGACTGTCGCAGCGCAACCGGACCCGGACGCGTACTTAGCGTCGGTTGCCCGGGAAATCGTGGCGACGGCGAAACTCATCTCCGCGGACCTGGGCGCCCGGGGATAA
- a CDS encoding 3-oxoacid CoA-transferase subunit B — MTTATSIQTSAAPLGRDDLARLVARDIAPGSFVNLGIGQPTLVSNYLTEEQDITLHTENGMLGMGPAAEGDQIDSDLINAGKIPVTELPGASYFHHADSFAIMRGGHLDICVLGAFQVSATGDLANWHTGAPGAIPAVGGAMDLATGAKDVFVMMTLLTREGASKIVDTCTYPLTGVGCVTRVYTDKAVFLTGPDGVTVRETFGCTLEELQELVPVPLKAAGSVVEPVETSAVTAT; from the coding sequence ATGACCACGGCAACATCCATCCAGACCTCCGCCGCACCCCTGGGCCGGGACGACCTCGCGCGGCTCGTCGCCAGGGACATCGCCCCGGGATCGTTTGTGAACCTCGGCATCGGCCAGCCCACCCTGGTGTCCAACTACCTCACCGAGGAACAGGACATCACGCTCCACACGGAGAACGGGATGCTCGGCATGGGCCCCGCCGCCGAGGGTGACCAGATCGACAGCGACCTCATCAACGCCGGCAAGATCCCCGTCACCGAACTCCCCGGAGCCTCCTACTTCCACCACGCGGACTCCTTCGCGATCATGCGCGGCGGGCACCTGGACATCTGCGTCCTGGGCGCGTTCCAGGTCTCCGCCACCGGTGACCTGGCGAACTGGCACACCGGCGCACCGGGTGCGATTCCCGCCGTCGGCGGTGCCATGGACCTCGCCACCGGCGCGAAGGACGTGTTCGTGATGATGACCCTGCTCACCCGCGAGGGCGCCTCCAAGATCGTTGACACCTGCACCTACCCGCTCACCGGCGTCGGCTGCGTCACCCGCGTCTACACCGACAAAGCCGTGTTCCTCACCGGACCCGACGGCGTCACCGTCCGCGAAACCTTCGGCTGCACCCTCGAAGAACTCCAGGAACTCGTCCCCGTCCCGCTGAAGGCCGCCGGGTCGGTGGTTGAGCCTGTAGAAACCTCAGCGGTCACTGCCACCTAG
- a CDS encoding 3-oxoacid CoA-transferase subunit A, producing the protein MLNFVDSVQEAVAGIKDGSTVMIGGFGNAGQPFELIDALLECGATGLTVVNNNAGQGDQGLALLIKEGRVKKMICSFPRQSDSWHFDAKYKAGEIELELVPQGNLAERIRAAGAGIGGFFTPTGYGTMLAEGKETRIIDGRGQVFETPIHADVALIKALKADGKGNLVYRKTARNFGPIMAAAAKQTVVQVSEIVPTGGLDPENVVTPGIYVNSIVRVPASDRRAAGTSEKVA; encoded by the coding sequence ATGCTGAATTTTGTAGATTCGGTCCAGGAGGCCGTGGCCGGGATCAAGGACGGTTCCACGGTGATGATCGGCGGGTTCGGCAACGCCGGGCAGCCGTTCGAGCTGATCGACGCGCTGCTGGAGTGCGGCGCCACCGGCCTGACGGTGGTGAACAACAACGCCGGGCAGGGCGACCAGGGCCTGGCGCTGCTGATCAAGGAAGGCCGGGTGAAAAAGATGATCTGCTCCTTCCCGCGGCAGTCCGACTCCTGGCACTTTGATGCCAAGTACAAGGCCGGTGAGATCGAACTCGAACTCGTGCCGCAGGGCAACCTGGCCGAGCGGATCCGCGCCGCGGGGGCCGGGATCGGCGGGTTCTTCACGCCCACGGGGTACGGCACCATGCTCGCCGAGGGCAAGGAAACCCGCATCATCGACGGCCGCGGGCAGGTGTTCGAAACACCCATCCACGCCGACGTCGCCCTGATCAAGGCACTCAAAGCTGACGGGAAGGGCAACCTCGTCTACCGCAAGACGGCCCGGAACTTCGGGCCGATCATGGCCGCGGCCGCGAAGCAGACCGTCGTGCAGGTCTCGGAGATTGTCCCCACCGGCGGGCTGGACCCGGAAAACGTCGTGACGCCCGGGATCTACGTCAACAGCATTGTCCGCGTCCCGGCATCAGACCGCCGCGCCGCCGGCACTAGTGAGAAGGTGGCCTGA